In a genomic window of Gouania willdenowi chromosome 11, fGouWil2.1, whole genome shotgun sequence:
- the lrrc3b gene encoding leucine-rich repeat-containing protein 3B, giving the protein MTLLDLWLTRSIPMCLLLQSLVLMALCFPSASMCPKGCICLRDPHLHGLNVTCSQSRLKEIPPSLPIDTVLLRLDHNQIGAVPDLAFHGLRLLRELNLSYNAVETLGEGAFSGIEGTLQVLDLSHNRITSVHRDAFARLKAHVIVDDNPWHCDCALQQAIGGMAHNHEASTRVLCRSSELRDQEGRPFLAVDADLCNLTKRTTDYAMLVTMFGWFAMVISYVVYYVRQNQEDARRHLEYLKSLPSKPKKPDEADDISTVV; this is encoded by the coding sequence ATGACTCTGCTGGACCTGTGGCTGACACGCTCCATCCCCATGTGCCTACTCCTGCAGAGTCTTGTTCTCATGGCGCTGTGCTTTCCCTCGGCCAGCATGTGTCCAAAAGGCTGCATATGCCTGCGCGACCCGCACCTCCATGGTCTCAATGTCACCTGCAGTCAGTCTCGCCTGAAAGAGATTCCCCCCAGCCTCCCTATAGACACTGTCCTGCTGAGGCTGGACCACAATCAGATCGGCGCAGTGCCAGATTTAGCCTTCCATGGACTCAGGCTATTGAGGGAGCTAAACCTATCCTACAACGCAGTAGAGACTTTAGGGGAAGGGGCCTTTAGTGGCATTGAGGGAACTCTACAGGTGCTTGACCTATCCCACAACCGGATCACTAGCGTACACAGGGATGCGTTCGCTCGACTGAAGGCCCACGTCATTGTCGATGATAACCCCTGGCATTGTGACTGCGCCCTCCAGCAGGCCATCGGTGGAATGGCACACAATCACGAGGCCTCTACTCGTGTTCTCTGCAGGAGCTCAGAACTTCGCGATCAGGAGGGGCGACCTTTTTTGGCAGTGGATGCTGATCTCTGTAACCTGACCAAAAGGACCACAGACTACGCCATGCTGGTGACCATGTTTGGTTGGTTTGCCATGGTtatttcctatgtggtgtattATGTTCGTCAGAATCAAGAGGATGCTAGGCGCCACTTGGAGTACCTCAAGTCCCTCCCAAGCAAACCCAAGAAGCCTGATGAGGCTGATGACATAAGCACCGTAGTCTGA